In Chryseobacterium gleum, a single genomic region encodes these proteins:
- a CDS encoding efflux RND transporter permease subunit — MKKLLTLSIQKRWLMLALFLLLGFFGYYSWTRLSIEAYPDIADVTSQVVTQVPGLAAEEVEQQITIPLERSLNGLPGMHVMRSKSTFGLSIITMVFDDGIDDYWARQRIQERLTDVELPYSAQPGLDPLTSPIGEVYRYIIESNNHSLRELTDLQKFVIIPRIKQVSGIADVTNFGGITTQFQIELDPHKLEQYGLSLSEVTETISKNNVSAGGSMLPRGNLAYVIRGIGLVKDLNDLGKIVVKTQNGVPVFLNDVGTLKYGNLERKGILGYTDRKRNYSESVEGIVLLLRGQNPSQVLAGVHEAIEELNKETLPPGVKIHPFLDRTDLVKTTLTTVSHTLTEGIVLVIIILIVFLGSWRGALLVAITIPLSLLFAFILMHFTDIPANLLSLGAIDFGIIVDGSIVMLETILKKREENPEEALEEKTITQRVIEVAKPIFFSTIIIITAYLPLFAFERVEKKLFTPMAFTVGYALLGALAVALLLIPGLAYVIYRKPQKIYHNKWLEKLAAAYGKKIEKIMQAPKRVIIPIIIILISSGILSYTVGKDFLPELDEGSIWLQVQLPPGISLAKSKEMSDTLRARTLKHSEITYMMVQAGRNDDGTDPWTASHFEVSIGIKPYSEWPSGKTKADLIRELAADYKDMPGFTVGFSQPMIDGVMDKISGAHSELVVKVYGEDFKETRRIAEDVLSTLNKIPGSADLAIDQEPPLPQLQIIANRDKIAQYGLNVADVADLIEVALGGKAISQIFIGNKVYDISCRYTEDSRDTPDKIGNLMLTSASGAKIPLSQVAEVKLSTGESTITREMNKRHLTVKLNLRGTDLSSFLKNAQNKIEKDIKYDHEKYQIKWGGQFENQNRAYSRLAFIVPLALAIMFLLLYGAFGDFRQALVLMSIVPLALFGGMLALNIRGMSLNVSSAVGFIALFGVAIQNGVIMISHINDLRKKGYELKKAAVKGAKDRFRPVLMTATVAIIGLLPASLATGIGSDVQRPLATVIVYGLMFSTVLTLFVLPAIYFMAECRNKKQNLESDEN, encoded by the coding sequence ATGAAGAAATTATTGACACTCTCCATACAGAAGAGGTGGCTGATGCTTGCTCTCTTCCTTTTACTGGGATTCTTCGGATATTATTCCTGGACCAGATTATCCATAGAGGCCTATCCCGATATTGCAGATGTAACTTCCCAGGTGGTCACACAGGTTCCGGGACTGGCCGCTGAAGAAGTAGAACAGCAGATCACCATCCCTTTGGAAAGATCACTGAACGGACTTCCCGGAATGCATGTGATGAGAAGCAAAAGTACCTTTGGGCTTTCCATTATCACTATGGTTTTCGATGATGGAATTGATGATTACTGGGCCCGGCAGCGCATTCAGGAAAGGCTGACAGATGTAGAGCTTCCTTACAGTGCACAGCCCGGATTAGATCCCCTCACCTCTCCCATCGGCGAAGTGTACCGCTATATCATAGAAAGCAATAACCACAGTCTGCGTGAATTGACGGATTTACAAAAATTTGTCATTATTCCCCGCATCAAACAGGTTTCCGGAATTGCTGATGTTACCAACTTCGGAGGGATTACCACCCAGTTCCAGATCGAACTGGATCCTCATAAGCTTGAACAGTATGGGCTTTCTCTTTCAGAAGTAACTGAAACCATTTCCAAAAATAATGTAAGTGCCGGAGGAAGTATGCTTCCCCGCGGAAACCTGGCCTATGTGATCCGTGGGATAGGATTGGTAAAAGATTTAAATGACCTTGGGAAAATTGTAGTAAAAACCCAAAATGGCGTTCCTGTTTTTTTAAATGATGTAGGAACATTGAAATACGGAAACCTTGAGCGAAAAGGAATTCTTGGCTATACCGACCGGAAACGTAATTATTCTGAAAGTGTAGAAGGAATCGTTCTTTTACTAAGAGGGCAAAATCCCTCGCAAGTGCTGGCGGGTGTACATGAAGCCATTGAAGAACTTAATAAAGAAACGCTTCCTCCGGGTGTAAAAATCCATCCTTTTCTGGATCGGACAGATCTTGTAAAAACAACACTCACCACAGTTTCTCATACCCTTACCGAAGGAATTGTATTGGTTATTATTATTCTGATTGTATTTCTCGGAAGCTGGCGCGGAGCATTGCTGGTGGCGATTACCATTCCGCTTTCTTTATTGTTTGCATTTATATTAATGCATTTTACTGACATTCCGGCCAATCTGCTTTCACTGGGAGCTATTGATTTCGGAATTATCGTAGATGGAAGCATCGTTATGCTGGAAACCATTCTGAAAAAAAGGGAAGAAAATCCGGAAGAAGCACTGGAAGAAAAAACTATTACCCAAAGGGTGATTGAAGTAGCCAAGCCCATTTTCTTTTCAACAATTATTATCATCACCGCTTATCTGCCTTTGTTTGCTTTTGAACGGGTAGAGAAAAAACTGTTTACCCCCATGGCTTTTACTGTTGGATACGCTCTGCTGGGCGCGCTCGCTGTAGCATTACTTCTTATCCCGGGATTAGCGTATGTCATCTATCGCAAACCACAAAAAATCTATCATAATAAATGGTTGGAAAAACTTGCTGCTGCCTATGGAAAAAAAATAGAAAAAATAATGCAGGCTCCCAAAAGAGTTATTATTCCAATCATTATTATATTGATATCCTCCGGAATTCTGTCTTACACCGTAGGAAAAGATTTTCTTCCGGAGCTGGATGAAGGTTCTATCTGGCTGCAGGTACAGCTGCCTCCGGGAATATCCTTAGCAAAATCAAAAGAAATGAGTGATACCCTGCGGGCCCGTACCCTGAAACATTCCGAAATCACTTATATGATGGTACAGGCAGGCCGCAATGATGATGGCACAGATCCGTGGACAGCTTCTCATTTCGAGGTTTCTATTGGAATAAAACCTTACAGCGAATGGCCTTCCGGAAAAACAAAAGCAGACCTCATCAGAGAACTCGCGGCAGATTATAAAGACATGCCGGGATTCACGGTAGGCTTTTCACAACCTATGATTGACGGAGTGATGGATAAAATCTCCGGCGCTCACAGTGAACTGGTTGTAAAAGTATATGGAGAAGATTTTAAAGAAACCAGACGCATTGCAGAAGATGTTCTGTCTACCTTGAATAAAATCCCGGGATCAGCAGACCTTGCCATTGATCAGGAGCCGCCGTTACCTCAGCTGCAGATCATTGCGAACAGGGACAAAATTGCTCAATATGGTCTGAATGTAGCAGATGTTGCCGACCTTATTGAAGTGGCATTGGGAGGAAAAGCCATTTCCCAGATCTTTATCGGCAATAAAGTGTATGATATTTCCTGTCGTTACACGGAAGACAGCCGCGATACTCCGGATAAAATCGGAAACCTGATGCTGACCTCAGCTTCCGGAGCCAAAATCCCATTGTCACAGGTAGCAGAAGTGAAACTGAGTACCGGAGAAAGCACGATTACCCGAGAAATGAACAAACGTCATCTTACGGTAAAGCTTAATCTGAGAGGTACCGATCTTTCATCTTTCCTGAAAAACGCTCAGAATAAAATTGAAAAAGACATTAAATACGACCACGAGAAATACCAGATCAAATGGGGTGGCCAGTTTGAAAATCAAAACAGGGCTTATTCAAGACTTGCATTTATTGTTCCACTCGCACTGGCCATTATGTTTCTTTTGTTATATGGTGCATTTGGAGATTTCAGACAAGCTTTGGTTCTGATGTCTATTGTACCATTGGCATTATTTGGCGGAATGCTGGCACTCAATATCCGGGGAATGTCTCTGAATGTCTCTTCAGCTGTAGGATTCATCGCTTTATTTGGAGTTGCCATCCAGAACGGAGTGATCATGATTTCTCACATCAACGATCTGCGTAAGAAAGGATATGAACTGAAAAAGGCTGCCGTCAAAGGGGCAAAAGACCGTTTCAGGCCTGTATTAATGACTGCAACGGTTGCTATAATCGGATTGTTACCTGCATCATTGGCTACAGGAATCGGTTCAGATGTACAGCGTCCACTGGCAACTGTCATTGTTTACGGGCTGATGTTCTCCACTGTTTTAACCCTATTTGTACTGCCGGCGATTTATTTTATGGCTGAATGCAGAAACAAAAAACAAAATTTAGAATCAGATGAAAATTAG
- a CDS encoding MgtC/SapB family protein — MNTFEFTLRLLTAFCLGAGIGFERQWRKKNAGLRTNTLVCIGSAAFVLIAIRIGGDAAGRITSYIVSGIGFLGGGVIMKDGLTVRGLNTAATLWCSAAIGALCALGYPKEALITVFFIVSTNIFLRPTLSSKKEARSKKLLNTRKNNTEKIKISNSTQLF, encoded by the coding sequence ATGAATACCTTTGAATTCACCCTTCGTTTACTGACTGCATTCTGCCTGGGAGCCGGTATTGGCTTCGAAAGACAATGGCGTAAAAAGAATGCAGGTCTCCGTACCAACACACTTGTATGCATCGGCTCTGCAGCTTTCGTATTGATAGCCATCAGAATTGGTGGTGATGCAGCCGGAAGAATTACCTCATATATTGTCAGTGGAATCGGTTTTCTCGGTGGCGGTGTTATTATGAAAGACGGCCTTACCGTAAGAGGCCTCAATACGGCAGCCACATTATGGTGCTCTGCAGCCATAGGTGCTTTATGTGCTCTCGGATATCCTAAAGAAGCCCTTATTACAGTTTTCTTCATTGTCTCTACAAACATATTCCTGAGACCCACTCTATCCTCCAAAAAAGAAGCAAGGAGTAAAAAACTGCTCAACACCCGGAAAAACAATACAGAAAAAATAAAAATCAGCAACAGCACTCAATTGTTTTAA
- a CDS encoding ATP-binding protein, whose translation MKIRTRLTLLFTLITAMLVSVYSISIYYSSREAREKSFYSELQNEAIAKADLFFRSSLPEQEMHKLYQNNTRTLNEVQVAIYDSNKQLVYHDDARVDYVKETPEMLSQIFRKKRITFFLNDLQVIGMVYHYEGKSYAVTAAAYDKYGYEYLTHLLIISIISFFSILILIYLAGIFLSKKALRPLSEMVSQIKKITAGKLQLRLKTTKEKDELNELAQNFNGMLERLENSFDSQKHFVANISHELRTPLSAIITELELASEKDKTKEEYQETIRYALEDARNMAALSNSLMDLAKASYDPNEISFAEVRLDEVLLESYTKTIKENSGYKVSMNIEDSVEEHQLIIQGNEYLLRVAFNNLIDNACKYSPEHTCLIDVSVHSKTLTITFSNTGNIIFKEDLQHIFKPFYRSEASRQKKGHGIGLFLTEKIIHLHHAKINAVSEYNETVFTVIFDIT comes from the coding sequence ATGAAAATCAGGACCCGGCTAACACTGCTTTTTACCTTAATCACTGCAATGCTTGTCAGTGTTTACAGTATTTCGATCTATTATTCATCCAGGGAAGCCAGAGAGAAATCGTTTTACAGCGAACTCCAGAACGAAGCCATCGCCAAAGCGGACCTTTTTTTCAGAAGTTCATTACCCGAGCAGGAAATGCATAAGCTTTATCAAAATAATACCAGAACACTGAATGAGGTTCAGGTAGCAATTTATGATAGCAATAAGCAATTGGTTTATCATGATGATGCCAGGGTAGATTATGTAAAGGAAACTCCTGAAATGCTTTCACAGATATTCCGGAAAAAAAGAATCACTTTCTTCTTAAATGATCTGCAGGTCATTGGAATGGTGTATCATTATGAAGGAAAATCTTATGCTGTAACAGCCGCTGCTTATGACAAATACGGATACGAATATCTTACGCATCTTTTAATCATCAGTATTATTTCCTTTTTCAGTATTCTGATCCTGATCTATCTGGCAGGAATATTTCTTTCCAAAAAAGCATTGAGGCCACTCAGTGAAATGGTAAGTCAGATCAAAAAGATTACCGCCGGAAAATTACAGCTGCGCCTGAAAACAACGAAAGAAAAGGATGAATTGAATGAACTGGCCCAAAACTTCAACGGAATGCTGGAGCGGCTTGAAAATTCTTTTGACTCTCAAAAGCATTTCGTAGCCAATATTTCACACGAACTGAGAACGCCTTTATCTGCTATTATTACAGAACTTGAACTGGCTTCAGAAAAGGACAAAACCAAAGAAGAATATCAGGAAACCATCCGATATGCGCTGGAAGATGCCCGAAATATGGCAGCGCTTTCCAATAGCTTAATGGATCTTGCCAAAGCGAGTTATGATCCCAATGAAATCAGTTTTGCTGAAGTACGCCTGGATGAAGTTCTTCTGGAATCTTATACCAAAACAATAAAAGAAAATTCAGGATATAAAGTTTCAATGAACATAGAAGACTCTGTAGAAGAACATCAGCTTATTATTCAGGGAAATGAATATCTTCTTAGGGTTGCTTTTAATAATCTCATTGACAACGCATGCAAATATTCCCCGGAACATACCTGCCTGATCGATGTGAGCGTTCATTCGAAAACTCTTACCATCACTTTCAGCAATACAGGAAATATTATTTTTAAAGAAGATTTACAGCATATTTTCAAGCCATTTTACAGAAGTGAAGCCTCACGGCAGAAAAAGGGACATGGAATAGGATTATTTCTTACGGAAAAAATCATTCATCTTCACCATGCAAAAATCAATGCAGTATCAGAATACAATGAGACTGTTTTCACCGTGATATTTGACATTACATAA
- a CDS encoding EamA family transporter, with protein sequence MKKSNIAIPATLLAIICVQGGASIAKQLFPAIGAIGTVTLRIVLSAVLLTLINRPKFLTFNRQKWQYCAIYGIGLAAMNLIFYMAIQRIPLGLAVTVEFAGPLFLALALSRKLLDVVWALLACAGILLIVPWHNDHVDLIGLGLAFLAGMFWAVYIIMGGKVSKIMDGKDAVTTGMIFASLVIIPFTIWDGAVFNLTPTIFVKGLGVAILSSALPFSLEIMALKRLPAKTFSILMSLEPAFAALSGLVFLAEKLSFLQWISIACVIAASIGTTVFSRASNH encoded by the coding sequence ATGAAAAAATCAAATATAGCAATACCGGCTACGCTTTTAGCAATTATCTGTGTACAGGGAGGAGCATCCATTGCGAAGCAGCTTTTTCCTGCTATAGGAGCTATTGGTACTGTTACTTTAAGGATTGTACTTTCAGCGGTTCTGCTTACTTTGATTAACCGTCCGAAATTTTTAACATTTAACAGACAGAAGTGGCAATATTGTGCAATATACGGAATCGGGCTGGCAGCAATGAATCTTATTTTTTATATGGCTATTCAAAGAATTCCATTGGGGCTGGCTGTGACTGTAGAATTTGCGGGGCCTTTATTTCTTGCACTGGCTTTATCCCGTAAACTGCTGGACGTAGTATGGGCTTTGCTGGCTTGTGCGGGAATTTTACTGATCGTACCGTGGCATAATGATCATGTAGATTTGATAGGTCTTGGATTGGCTTTTCTGGCAGGGATGTTCTGGGCTGTTTATATCATAATGGGAGGTAAGGTTTCTAAAATAATGGACGGAAAGGATGCGGTAACAACAGGAATGATATTCGCGAGTCTGGTGATTATTCCTTTTACCATATGGGATGGTGCTGTTTTCAACCTGACTCCAACCATTTTTGTGAAAGGTCTCGGTGTGGCGATTCTTTCGAGTGCTTTACCATTTTCTTTGGAAATTATGGCTTTGAAAAGACTTCCGGCTAAAACTTTCAGTATTCTGATGAGTCTGGAACCTGCATTTGCTGCACTTTCCGGCTTGGTCTTCCTTGCTGAAAAATTATCTTTTTTACAGTGGATTTCTATTGCCTGTGTAATTGCTGCAAGTATAGGAACAACTGTTTTCAGCAGAGCATCTAATCATTAA
- a CDS encoding YiiX/YebB-like N1pC/P60 family cysteine hydrolase, whose protein sequence is MRILKMFGLIGRIHQYSHKCNEFYFVILIPKYNQMSEFTMPLGKKIKEITITGFWFCLLVILAQCSSNSPGTVPLKNGDLLFVTAKESGLSGAINNVTQKQKSASFDHIGILEKEDSRFYVLHAAPKGGSQKQDLKDFIKDQKEEGQQVIVYRLKPEYRKAIPEAVKKAHAMLGKPYNFNYILDENSYYCSDFVERAFREDHIFKLEPMTFIDPKTGKTNTFWEEFYTEKNLKVPEGEPGCNPNGLAGSEKLERIGNL, encoded by the coding sequence ATGAGAATATTGAAAATGTTTGGGTTGATAGGAAGAATACATCAATATTCCCACAAATGTAATGAATTCTATTTTGTAATTTTGATTCCGAAGTATAATCAGATGTCAGAATTTACAATGCCTCTAGGAAAAAAAATCAAAGAAATTACAATTACAGGATTTTGGTTCTGTTTATTGGTCATATTGGCTCAGTGTAGCAGCAATTCTCCGGGAACAGTACCGCTCAAAAACGGAGATCTGCTTTTTGTTACCGCAAAAGAATCCGGACTATCCGGGGCAATCAATAATGTCACTCAAAAACAGAAGTCTGCTTCATTTGACCATATAGGAATTCTTGAAAAAGAAGATAGCCGTTTTTATGTCCTGCATGCTGCTCCTAAGGGTGGTTCCCAGAAACAGGATTTAAAAGATTTTATAAAAGATCAGAAAGAAGAAGGACAGCAAGTAATTGTTTACCGTTTAAAACCGGAATACCGGAAAGCCATTCCTGAAGCTGTTAAAAAAGCACACGCCATGCTGGGAAAACCTTATAATTTTAATTACATTCTGGATGAAAATTCATATTACTGTTCGGATTTTGTGGAAAGAGCCTTTCGTGAAGATCATATTTTTAAATTGGAACCTATGACCTTTATTGATCCTAAAACGGGAAAAACGAATACATTCTGGGAAGAATTTTATACTGAAAAAAATCTGAAAGTCCCTGAAGGAGAGCCTGGTTGTAACCCCAATGGTCTTGCAGGTTCGGAGAAACTTGAAAGGATAGGAAACCTTTAA
- a CDS encoding efflux RND transporter periplasmic adaptor subunit produces MKRIILSSVILFAVSCKDNIPQQKNEQEIIIQDNQVTIPENNPVFKKIKTQAVTEQEHSDGIISAGTIQAIPNHYAEIASPFSGRITKSFIQLGQNVSAGSPLFEILSSDYFSVQKDYTDALNDAQLAEKNYRRQQDLVKHGVGIQKELDEAETDLKNKRTSLSNASSALKVYNSKGGGIGSPLVVKAPINGEIVSNRIVNGQYLKGDADPVMIIAELSKVWISGDVKEKDIRFVSIGDQVSVKVSAYPDRNITGKVYHINEMVDEDTRSIKVLIECDNPDRKLKPGMFATVNFSTAPEKAVMIPVTALMQEDSSQYVWVKTGKNQFIKRFVTTGETDQKTVRITAGLKPGEIIMSEGGIYMPDVK; encoded by the coding sequence ATGAAAAGAATAATCTTAAGCAGTGTAATTCTCTTTGCAGTCTCCTGTAAGGATAATATACCTCAGCAAAAAAACGAACAGGAAATAATCATTCAGGATAATCAGGTCACAATACCGGAAAATAATCCTGTTTTCAAAAAAATTAAAACGCAGGCCGTTACAGAACAGGAACACAGTGACGGGATAATTTCAGCAGGAACAATTCAGGCCATTCCCAATCATTACGCGGAAATTGCCAGTCCTTTTTCCGGAAGAATTACCAAATCCTTTATTCAGCTTGGACAGAATGTTTCGGCCGGAAGCCCTCTTTTTGAAATCCTTTCTTCCGATTATTTTTCAGTTCAGAAAGATTATACAGATGCCCTGAATGATGCACAGCTTGCAGAAAAAAATTACAGACGCCAGCAGGACTTGGTCAAACACGGAGTCGGCATCCAGAAAGAACTGGACGAAGCGGAAACCGATCTTAAAAATAAAAGAACATCCCTTTCCAACGCTTCTTCAGCATTAAAAGTATATAACAGCAAAGGCGGAGGTATAGGAAGTCCGCTTGTGGTAAAAGCTCCCATTAACGGAGAAATTGTTTCCAACAGAATTGTAAACGGACAATATCTGAAAGGAGATGCAGATCCGGTAATGATTATCGCAGAATTATCCAAAGTCTGGATTTCCGGTGATGTGAAAGAAAAAGACATCCGCTTTGTCAGTATTGGTGATCAGGTTTCCGTAAAAGTAAGCGCCTATCCGGACAGAAACATTACCGGAAAAGTATATCATATCAATGAAATGGTGGATGAAGATACCCGAAGCATCAAAGTCCTTATTGAATGTGATAATCCGGACCGGAAACTAAAACCGGGTATGTTCGCTACCGTTAATTTTTCAACAGCTCCTGAAAAAGCTGTGATGATTCCTGTAACAGCCTTAATGCAGGAGGACAGCTCTCAATATGTATGGGTAAAAACCGGTAAAAACCAGTTTATCAAACGCTTTGTGACAACAGGAGAAACCGATCAGAAAACAGTAAGAATCACAGCAGGCTTAAAACCCGGAGAAATCATCATGAGTGAAGGCGGAATTTATATGCCGGATGTAAAATAA
- the murA gene encoding UDP-N-acetylglucosamine 1-carboxyvinyltransferase produces MSGTFQIRGGKRLQGEITPQGAKNEALQILCAVLLTDEEVRIKNIPDIHDVNRLIEILGDFGVKVTKNGQGDYTFKADQVNFDYIKSSEFKKDGAKLRGSIMLMGPMLARYGEAYMPTPGGDKIGRRRLDTHFQGLVELGAEFNYDEEEYFYSLKAKELRGKFILLEEASVTGTANIVMAAALAKGKTRIYNAACEPYLQQLCKMLNRMGANISGIGSNLLTIEGVEYLRGTEHTMLPDMVEIGSWIGLAAMTKSEITIKNVNWNQLGVIPNTFRKLGIRLEQSNDDIYIPAQEHYKIQKFIDGSILTISDAPWPGFTPDLLSIILVVATQAKGSILVHQKMFESRLFFVDKLIDMGAQIILCDPHRATVIGLNQEAPLRGTTMVSPDIRAGNALLIAALSAEGKSIIHNIEQIDRGYENIDGRLRAIGADIERI; encoded by the coding sequence ATGAGTGGAACATTTCAAATAAGAGGAGGAAAAAGACTGCAGGGTGAAATAACTCCACAAGGAGCCAAAAATGAGGCTCTACAAATTTTATGTGCGGTTCTCCTGACGGACGAAGAAGTAAGAATCAAAAACATTCCGGATATTCATGATGTGAACAGACTGATTGAAATTCTTGGAGATTTTGGGGTAAAAGTTACAAAAAACGGACAGGGAGATTATACTTTCAAAGCGGATCAGGTAAATTTTGATTATATAAAATCCAGCGAATTTAAAAAAGACGGAGCAAAATTACGAGGATCGATTATGCTGATGGGGCCAATGTTGGCTCGTTATGGAGAAGCTTATATGCCGACTCCGGGTGGGGACAAAATCGGAAGAAGAAGACTGGATACCCACTTTCAGGGACTTGTTGAATTAGGTGCAGAATTTAATTATGATGAAGAAGAATATTTCTACTCTTTAAAAGCTAAAGAGTTAAGAGGAAAATTTATCCTGCTTGAAGAAGCTTCTGTAACCGGAACTGCCAATATTGTAATGGCAGCGGCTTTGGCAAAAGGAAAAACAAGAATCTACAACGCTGCCTGCGAACCTTATCTTCAGCAATTATGTAAAATGCTGAACAGAATGGGAGCCAATATCTCAGGAATCGGGTCTAACCTTCTTACCATTGAAGGGGTAGAATACCTTAGAGGAACGGAGCACACGATGCTTCCGGATATGGTAGAAATCGGATCATGGATTGGTCTTGCAGCGATGACCAAGTCTGAAATCACCATCAAAAATGTAAACTGGAACCAGCTTGGGGTTATCCCGAATACATTCAGAAAATTAGGGATCCGGCTTGAGCAAAGTAATGATGACATTTATATTCCTGCTCAGGAGCATTATAAAATCCAGAAATTTATTGACGGATCTATCCTGACTATTTCGGATGCTCCATGGCCAGGATTTACACCGGATTTATTATCTATCATTTTAGTAGTGGCTACTCAGGCAAAAGGAAGCATTCTCGTTCATCAGAAAATGTTTGAATCCAGATTATTCTTTGTGGATAAATTAATCGACATGGGGGCTCAGATCATTTTATGTGATCCGCACAGAGCAACCGTAATCGGGCTAAATCAGGAAGCGCCTTTAAGAGGAACCACAATGGTTTCCCCGGACATCAGAGCCGGAAATGCACTTCTTATTGCAGCACTTTCAGCAGAAGGAAAATCAATTATCCACAACATCGAGCAGATCGACAGAGGATACGAAAATATCGATGGAAGACTAAGAGCTATTGGTGCTGACATCGAGAGAATTTAA
- a CDS encoding response regulator transcription factor produces MPHILLVEDDDRLSKLIAKGFQEAQFEVTVAYDGNSGMKLALQNHFDLIVTDIVLPKKDGLEFCNEIKALKPDLPVIMLTALGTTDDKLEGFDAGADDYLTKPFEMRELVARIKVLLKRFSQQRHQKVLILRYDGIEMNLEQKTVIRDHIPIKLTPKEFNLLKFMLENSERVLSRSEIAEKVWETHFDTGTNFIDVYINYLRKKIDKDFEVKLIHTKAGMGFILKKNYESGIGQ; encoded by the coding sequence ATGCCACATATTTTATTAGTTGAAGACGACGACAGACTTTCAAAATTGATTGCAAAAGGATTTCAGGAAGCTCAATTTGAGGTTACTGTGGCTTATGATGGAAATTCAGGAATGAAACTGGCCCTGCAGAATCATTTTGATCTGATTGTAACGGATATTGTATTGCCCAAAAAAGATGGACTTGAATTTTGCAATGAGATCAAAGCTTTAAAACCCGATCTTCCTGTCATTATGCTTACCGCGCTGGGAACTACTGATGATAAACTGGAAGGATTTGATGCCGGAGCGGATGATTACCTCACCAAGCCTTTTGAAATGCGGGAGTTGGTGGCAAGAATCAAAGTACTCCTGAAACGCTTTTCTCAACAGAGACATCAGAAGGTTTTGATACTGAGATATGACGGAATTGAAATGAATCTGGAACAGAAAACAGTAATCAGAGATCATATCCCGATCAAATTAACGCCCAAAGAGTTTAATCTTCTGAAATTTATGCTTGAAAATTCAGAAAGAGTTCTTTCCCGAAGTGAAATTGCTGAGAAAGTATGGGAAACCCATTTTGATACCGGAACCAATTTTATTGACGTCTATATCAATTACCTCCGGAAGAAAATTGACAAAGATTTTGAAGTTAAGCTTATTCACACCAAGGCCGGCATGGGATTTATTCTGAAGAAAAATTACGAGTCAGGCATTGGGCAATAA